The Arachidicoccus terrestris genome includes the window ATGTCCCTGTCACCTGCCCGTATTGCCTGAGTGGCCAACATGACTGCCTTCATGCCGCTGGCGCAGACTTTATTGACGGTTGTAGCAACCACCGTAGACGGCAGCCCTGCCTTTAATGCCGCCTGCCGGGCAGGCGCCTGACCTGTACCCGCCTGCAATACCTGCCCCATAAAAACTTCTTCAATATCTGATACACTGAGACTAGCTTTTTCTATAGCCGACCGAATAACCGTGCCGCCCAGCTCAGTGGCCGGAATGTCTTTCAATACACCACCGAAACTTCCTATCGGCGTTCTGGTTGCACTGATAATATACACGGTTCTTTCCATATTTTCCATAAAGTGTTTGTTTTTAATCAACCGGATGGCCAATATGAGCATCCCGCACCCAAAAATAACATTTGTTAGCTAAATAAAAAAGCCGCTGCCGGAATTTAACCTTTGCAAGGATAAAAAACAGCTATCTCGACCAACGGAGATTATACATGAAAAGCTTCCTTTTAATAAATAATTATTTATTTTGTGCCTATCTATGCAAAACGGTTCTTCAGTACTTCAAAATCCAATTGAATATCTTAAAGGGGTCGGCCCCCTGAAGGGAGATTTGTTGCGAAAGGAACTAAGCATACATCATTTTGAGGATTTACTTTATCATTTTCCGATACGACATATTGACCGCACAAAAATCAACTCCGTTAGGGAAATTAACCCGGCGACAGACTATGTGCAGCTTAAAGGAAAAATCGCCTTCCATGAAATGCTGGGACAGGGACGGTCGAAAAGACTCGTCGCCGAATTCCGGGACGGAACCGGCGCAATAGAGCTCGTCTGGTTTCAGGGGGCTCATTGGGTGGCAAAACTTTTAGAAAAAGGGGGTACCTGGCTGATCTATGGTAAGGTCAGTTTTTTTAACGGCAAAGCACAGATGTCGCATCCCGAAATGGAATCTGCAGAAACCCAGGAGATTGCCGCTAAAGCCTATTTGGAGCCCATCTATCCTTCTACGGAGAAGCTTAAGACAAAAGGCCTGAACGGACGGCAGATTGGCAAACTGACTTTACATCTTTTGCAGCAGCTCTCGCCCCGGGACCTAGCCGAGAATATTCCGGATGCGATCTGCCAGCATCTGCAGCTCATGCCCCGGTTTCAGGCCTATTGTTATATCCATTTTCCGCCCGATGATGCAGCCTATAAACAGGCGCTGAGACGGTTGAAGTTTGAAGAATTGTTTATTGCCCAAGTCCGCTTAAACCTCATCAGAGTCCGGCGTGGCAGGCACTCCAAGGGATTACTGTTTGACAGGGTCGGTGACCTGTTCAATATTTTTTATGAAAAACACCTCCCCTTTGCGCTGACCGGGGCCCAAAAAAGAGTACTCCGGGAGATCAGACAAGACACCGCCCACGGACACCAGATGAACCGCCTTCTGCAGGGAGATGTAGGCAGCGGCAAAACGATCGTTGCCTTACTCAGTATGCTGATGGCTGCCGATAATGGCTTCCAGAGCTGCCTGATGGCCCCTACTGAGATCCTGGCCGCACAGCATTTTAGCGGGCTTTCCGAATTATTGAAGGATCTGCCCATTGAGCTCAGACTGCTGACAGGGAGTACCAAGGCAAAGGACAGACGAGCGATACTTGCCGGTCTCCTTGATGGGACGATCCATATGGTGATCGGCACGCATGCTGTTATTGAAGATAAGGTGGTCTTCAAGAACCTGGGGCTGGCCATTGTGGATGAGCAGCATCGTTTCGGCGTCGCACAGCGGGCCAGGCTCTGGAAAAAATCAGTCATCCCTCCGCATATTCTTGTGATGACGGCTACACCAATCCCAAGAACGCTGGCCATGACTGCCTATGGAGACCTGGACTACAGTGTCATGGACGAATTACCTCCTGGCAGGCAACCGGTGACAACCCTGCACCGGACGGATATCTACCGGATGAAAGTCATGGAGTTTATCCGTTCAGAGATTGACAAAGGACGGCAGGCTTATGTTATCTATCCACTGATCGAGGAGAGTGAAAAATTAAGTTACGAAGACCTGATGCAGGGTTATGAACAGGTAAAGACCTATTTTCCGGATCATCGTTATAAGATCAGTATGGTCCACGGCCGGCAATCACCGGAAGAAAAAGCCACCAATATGGACCGGTTCGTCCGGGGTGATACACAGATCATGGTCAGTACCACCGTCATAGAAGTCGGCGTCAATGTTCCGAACGCTTCAGTAATGGTGATTGAAAGCGCTGAAAAATTCGGGCTCTCGCAGCTTCATCAGCTGCGCGGCCGCGTGGGCCGGGGTGCAGAAAAGAGTTATTGTATTTTACTTACCGGAAATAAACTGAGTCAGGACGCCCGTGAAAGGATCGGCATTATGTGCGCCACCAATGACGGATTCAAGATCGCGGAAAAAGATCTGGAGCTGCGCGGTCCGGGCGATATTGAAGGAACCCGTCAAAGCGGGGCACTGAACCTTAAGTTGGCCAGTCTGGTCGAAGACGCAGAGATACTGCAAGTCGCTAAAAAACTGGCAACAGCGCTTGTTGAATCTGATGAGCACCTGGAAGACCCTGCCCATGCCATGCTCAGAGGATTCTTGATGCAGACCATGGGCAAAACAGCATGGAGTAAAATCTCTTAGTAAAGATGCGATTCGTTGATACAAAACAAAACCTGTAATTTTACCACAGGGAGCTGACTTCCCGGTTAAATACGCCTTAATGCCTAATTTTTATTACCATGCCTGAAAACTTGCATCATTATCATTTAAATCTGGAATGGACCGGCAATACCGGCCAGGGAACGCAAAGCTATACTAATTATGAAAGATCCTACCGATGGCACAGCAACCAGAAGCCGCCTATTGAGGGAAGTTCTGATCCAAAATTCAGAGGCGACCGAACGAAACACAATCCGGAAGAATTGTTACTTGCAGCCCTAAGCTCCTGCCACATGCTTTGGTATCTGCATTTATGTGCGGATAACCATATCACCGTACTTGAATACAGGGACAAGGCCACAGGAACTATGGAAGGAGAAAAGCAGCTGACAACGGATAAGGGGCATAAACAGATCCGTGGAGGGCACTTTACCCATGTGTTGCTCAAGCCCTTGGTTAAACTGGCACACAAAGAAGATATAAGCAGAGCGACGGCTTTGCACCATGAGGCCCACACGCGCTGTTTTATCGCAAATTCGGTAAACTTTCCTGTCGATACAGAACCCGCATTTGCGTTTCCTGAATAATAGCTATATACGTGCTTTATTGTCTGGGCAACGTTCAGAAGAAAATAAATCAGTAGCAGGATGTACTAAAAGCAGGTTGGATCAACCATGTCATATCACCCAAAAAAGCTTTGGACATCCTACTTGAATGAAGCGATCTTTTTTTGATCTGAAGCGCTTTTTTGTCTGTATCTTTTAGGGCAGCAAAGGAAGGCAAATTTTAGTAATCATCTTGACCATAGCGTTTGCGGTATACAGGTAACCACTTCAATAAATCAATTTTATGAATCGTAGACAAGCCCTGAAAACACTGGGACTAGATCCGCTCTTAAGTGTACTTTCTGCGCCATTCCTGTTTCAAAAGCAGCCGGATTTATAGCAGTAAAACTGCGGGTAAGCATAAAGACAGTATAATTTACCCACTATTTTTAAATCGTTCGATATCTTTGTCCTCTCATGAGTGGCAGCTCTGGTATGTAGCGTAGCTGCCGGTAAAAAAATCAAGATGCGTCAGCTACAACTTCTCGTCTTAATAGGCAGCACAAAAGAGCATTCTTCCAACCAGAAGCTGGTTGCGTTCATAAAAAAAGAAGCCGCAGGCCTGAAAATGGCGGGCAACAGCGATACTGCGCCCGTTTATTGGGAAATATTTCCAATCAGTAAACTTCCTTATTTTGATCCCGATCTGGACAAAGCCGCTGCCGGTCGTTTAGAGAAAGATGCGCAACAACCGGTAGGCACGGTCCCCGCTGCCGTTGGGGAGCTCCGGCAAAAAGTTGCTGAGGCGGATGGCATACTCATCTGTACGCCGGAGTATGTTTTTAGCCTGCCCGGGATTTTAAAAAACGCACTGGAATGGCTGGTTTCTACAACGGTTTTAACAGATAAGCCCATGGCACTGATCACCGCAGCAGCTTCGGGCGAAAAGGCCAAAGAAAGCCTGGAACTGATTGTAAAAACACTGGGCGGTCAGTTTGATACAACAACCTCAATCCGTATTCAAGGCGTCGCCGGGAAATTTAATAGTGAAGGTGAGCTGGCAGATGCCGGCACTGTTCAAACGCTGAAAGACCTTTTGTACAGCTGGTTTGCGCTTATGGAGCTAAAACAACAAGCACAATGAAGCTGCTTTTTCCGTCATTTGCCAAGTTCCTGTTGCTGACAGATCAGGCAATATCAATCCATTATACTTCACTGTAAACGACCGGATCCGGTTGTACCGGTTCCGGCAGATGGATTACCCCGAATTGCTGTTCCAGGGTCAGGCTTCGGGCTTTGATCAGATCAAAGATATCTTTACCATACTGTGCATAGAATCCGGCAATATTTTCAGTTCTCTCCTGCAAACTTCCGGCAGGAAATAAGCGCTCCTTTAACTTTCTGAGCTGACCGGTTTCAGTTTCCAGCCTTTTGCGCTGCGCTGTTTTCATTTTTGTCACCAGTCTGTGGGCTTTATTCTTAGCGGCTGTCGCGATGGCCTCCGTATGACCTGCAAGGGTTGAGTCCACAGCGGCAGCTTTCAATCCGATTTTTGCATAGAGCTGGCTTAACTGTTCCAGCTCCCCGGAAAGATCAATTTCGACGCCCTTTTTTTTCAAAAGCAGATCCTGGATCTGGTGAAGGGGCAGGAACAAATCTGCGGGCTG containing:
- the recG gene encoding ATP-dependent DNA helicase RecG; the protein is MQNGSSVLQNPIEYLKGVGPLKGDLLRKELSIHHFEDLLYHFPIRHIDRTKINSVREINPATDYVQLKGKIAFHEMLGQGRSKRLVAEFRDGTGAIELVWFQGAHWVAKLLEKGGTWLIYGKVSFFNGKAQMSHPEMESAETQEIAAKAYLEPIYPSTEKLKTKGLNGRQIGKLTLHLLQQLSPRDLAENIPDAICQHLQLMPRFQAYCYIHFPPDDAAYKQALRRLKFEELFIAQVRLNLIRVRRGRHSKGLLFDRVGDLFNIFYEKHLPFALTGAQKRVLREIRQDTAHGHQMNRLLQGDVGSGKTIVALLSMLMAADNGFQSCLMAPTEILAAQHFSGLSELLKDLPIELRLLTGSTKAKDRRAILAGLLDGTIHMVIGTHAVIEDKVVFKNLGLAIVDEQHRFGVAQRARLWKKSVIPPHILVMTATPIPRTLAMTAYGDLDYSVMDELPPGRQPVTTLHRTDIYRMKVMEFIRSEIDKGRQAYVIYPLIEESEKLSYEDLMQGYEQVKTYFPDHRYKISMVHGRQSPEEKATNMDRFVRGDTQIMVSTTVIEVGVNVPNASVMVIESAEKFGLSQLHQLRGRVGRGAEKSYCILLTGNKLSQDARERIGIMCATNDGFKIAEKDLELRGPGDIEGTRQSGALNLKLASLVEDAEILQVAKKLATALVESDEHLEDPAHAMLRGFLMQTMGKTAWSKIS
- a CDS encoding OsmC family protein, with protein sequence MPENLHHYHLNLEWTGNTGQGTQSYTNYERSYRWHSNQKPPIEGSSDPKFRGDRTKHNPEELLLAALSSCHMLWYLHLCADNHITVLEYRDKATGTMEGEKQLTTDKGHKQIRGGHFTHVLLKPLVKLAHKEDISRATALHHEAHTRCFIANSVNFPVDTEPAFAFPE
- a CDS encoding NADPH-dependent FMN reductase, giving the protein MRQLQLLVLIGSTKEHSSNQKLVAFIKKEAAGLKMAGNSDTAPVYWEIFPISKLPYFDPDLDKAAAGRLEKDAQQPVGTVPAAVGELRQKVAEADGILICTPEYVFSLPGILKNALEWLVSTTVLTDKPMALITAAASGEKAKESLELIVKTLGGQFDTTTSIRIQGVAGKFNSEGELADAGTVQTLKDLLYSWFALMELKQQAQ